One Dioscorea cayenensis subsp. rotundata cultivar TDr96_F1 chromosome 15, TDr96_F1_v2_PseudoChromosome.rev07_lg8_w22 25.fasta, whole genome shotgun sequence genomic region harbors:
- the LOC120278052 gene encoding uncharacterized protein LOC120278052 translates to MGDNGGERRREGGLGRWVKSQLSRAPSVSASSCRRSDLRLLLGVMGAPLAPIHVSSADPLPHLSIKDTPIETSSAQYILQQYTAASGGLRLQGSIRNAYAMGRVSMVASEFETATGIVKNRRASSEAESGGFVLWQMAPDMWYVELAVGSSKVHAGCNGKLVWRHTPWLGAHAAKGPVRPLRRALQGLDPLTTASMFANARCIGEKVVDGEDCFILKLCTDPETLKARSEGPAEIIRHVLFGYFSQKTGLLIHIEDSHLTRIQSAGGEAVYWETTINSFIEDYRPVEGLMIAHSGHSVITLFRFGEMAMSHTKTRMEEEWSIDEVAFNVPGLSMDCFIPPADIKGGPISESCELPHKDGTKTVTISTYRAKIAAVEKPNDCI, encoded by the exons ATGGGTGATAATGGCGGCGAGCGGAGGAGGGAGGGGGGTTTGGGCCGCTGGGTGAAGAGCCAGCTTTCTCGGGCGCCGTCGGTATCTGCTTCTTCTTGCCGGCGTTCCGATCTCCGGCTCCTTCTTGGAGTCATGGGTGCGCCGTTGGCTCCGATTCATGTTAGCTCTGCTGATCCTTTGCCGCATCTCAGCATCAAAGACACCCCCATT GAAACTTCGTCGGCGCAGTACATTCTACAGCAGTATACTGCAGCCTCTGGAGGGCTCAGGCTCCAGGGTTCCATCCGCAATGCATATGCAATGGGCCGGGTGAGCATGGTTGCGTCGGAGTTTGAGACAGCAACAGGAATTGTGAAGAACCGGAGAGCATCATCGGAGGCAGAGTCGGGTGGATTTGTCCTTTGGCAGATGGCTCCTGACATGTGGTATGTGGAGCTCGCAGTTGGCAGCAGCAAGGTGCATGCTGGTTGTAATGGTAAGCTTGTCTGGCGCCACACACCCTGGCTTGGAGCCCATGCAGCCAAGGGCCCTGTCCGTCCTCTCCGGCGTGCTCTCCAG GGCCTTGATCCATTGACTACTGCAAGCATGTTTGCAAATGCACGATGCATTGGTGAGAAAGTAGTAGACGGGGAGGATTGCTTTATCCTCAAGCTCTGTACAGATCCAGAAACACTCAAGGCCCGGAGTGAAGGTCCAGCTGAAATCATCCGGCATGTCCTTTTCGGTTACTTCAGCCAGAAGACTGGGCTTCTCATCCATATTGAGGATTCTCACTTGACCAGGATCCAAAGTGCTGGCGGTGAAGCTGTTTACTGGGAGACAACCATCAACTCCTTCATTGAAGATTATCGGCCAGTCGAGGGCTTGATGATTGCCCATTCCGGTCACTCAGTCATCACTCTCTTTAGGTTCGGTGAGATGGCTATGAGCCACACCAAGACAAGGATGGAAGAAGAATGGAGCATTGATGAGGTGGCTTTCAATGTCCCTGGTCTCTCAATGGATTGCTTCATCCCTCCAGCTGATATCAAAGGCGGGCCAATTAGCGAGTCCTGTGAGCTTCCACACAAGGATGGAACCAAGACTGTTACCATAAGCACTTATCGTGCAAAGATCGCAGCTGTTGAAAAGCCAAACGATTGCATTTGA
- the LOC120277434 gene encoding peamaclein-like, producing MKLSSATLVLILLLITTFLQAAMAGSGFCSGKCKVRCSKASIKDRCLKYCNICCKECKCVPSGTYGNKDQCPCYRDKVVKGSKKPKCP from the exons ATGAAGCTCTCATCAGCTACTTTGGTTCTCATTCTCCTCCTCATTACTACTTTTCTCCAGGCAGCCATGGCAGGTTCAG GCTTTTGCAGTGGGAAATGTAAGGTGAGATGCTCCAAGGCCAGCATCAAAGATAGATGCCTCAAGTACTGCAACATATGCTGCAAGGAGTGCAAGTGTGTGCCTTCCGGGACTTATGGAAACAAAGACCAGTGCCCTTGTTATAGGGACAAGGTTGTCAAGGGCAGCAAAAAGCCCAAGTGCCCTTAA